The nucleotide sequence GTTGAAGGTGTTATGGGTCATTGATTGAAGTGTAAGAATATAGAACAACTTTCTCAATTTTCAGATCCCATTAGATAATTCTATTTCGCTTCAGGTCCAGTCTTATGCTGATAGATAGGAAGTGATAGCTTCTAAGAAGCTTTGTCTTTCATTAGATTTAATGGCATATGCTTTCATTGTTAAGTGTACCCGCCCTACGAAGTAAAAATAGTTTATTTCTCTTGGCCAGCTTACACTGTTGGCGTTTGGTTCTTTTATCCGGAGACCTGATTTATTTGGTCATTAGTAACATCTTTGAGTTATGCCTTTtgttatgagtttttttttcttaatctgATTTCGTTATTGTAATCAATAATCAATCCCTATCTGAATGCCATGTAGGTTGAATATGATCCTCAACTAATTAGTTTCAGGAAACTTTTGGACGTTTTCTGGTCTAGTCATGATTCTAGGCAAGTCTTTGGACAAGGTCCTGATGTGGGTAATCAGTACAGGTGATTTTCTAGACGACGACCAGACACTCAGTGTCTTACCTTATGTTGGATCCTTTGCTTACCCACAAAACTATTGCATGCGATGCAGGTCAATTATTTTTACAAATGGAACTGAAGAATCTAGCCTAGCTGCTGTGAGcaaagagagagagcaaatgAAATCCAGGAGTAACATTGTGACAACTCAGATTCTACCACTAGGAGCATTTTACACTGCAGAACCTGAACATCAGGTTTGGATTTTGTAACATCATTATTACAATTACTTTGGCACTACTACTACCACTACATATTTCTGAGTTTGTCTGCATTTGAGCTTGTTCTTGTGAAATAATTGTTAATGTTTAAGTTGCACACCTTTTTTTCTGGAATCCTGTTCTCCCAAACAGAAATTTACTTGAGGAAATTCGAATGTATTTGAACCACAGACAGCAGCTTGGATAGACTGTAACGTTACCTTTGATAGTTAACCTGTAAGTAGCTTAGAGCTATAAGATTAAAGGTAAATGTGAAAAACAAATGGCAAGAACATATAAGATTGCCATCGAAATGACTCTGAACTTTCTGAATTGCAGTATCAGATATCTCTAGTTATTGGTAAGAGAGTGTGCACATGAGCTTGGAAGAATTTATTCAGTCTCATCTCGGACAAGCAATGGATCATTAGAAGtgatgtcaatttttttttccacaattcTTGGTGTGATATTTGTCTTCTATATATAGTAAACATGTGTGTTATTATTCTATCTTTTTTGGTACCATTTTTTGATAGTTTGAAAACATGGGTAAGGCTTTTGATAAAGATTATGATATGGGAAAACATCCTAACCTTGTCTCATTCATTTATAATCAACTTCTTGGCTGTTTTAAACATAGAGACTGCAGTAACTATCTTCCATGAATGAATAAGCGACTTTCCATTTCTTGAAATCTGCAGAAATTTGAGCTAAAGCGGAGTTCACTTCTTCTCCAGTTGATGGGAAACTTGGCTGAAGAGGAGCTGGAGAGGTCAACACTGGCAGCAAAACTAAATGGCTATGCTGCAGATCTTTGCCCTCCTAGGATGCAAAGGCAGATTGATGCCAAGATCAATGACATTATAAAAAGAGGTTGGCCTGTTTTGAGAGAGATGTAACTTGCCTTCAGAGTGGAATTTTAGATCAAACTGGTTCTCCTTACAGGCTCCATCCATGCCATCTGCTTGTTTACTTGAGGCCTTTGATAATTTACAAGCTACGGAAAAAGAATCGCAACCCGACATTTCATTGATtcagttttagggtttagatgcCCTGAATTTGCTACTGGCCTTTGTACTGTTGCAGCATAGAAAAGATCACATTCAGGGTCTTAAATAGGGACTTTTTGTACATTTATATGGAGTCTAGTATTTCATACTAaaatttttcttgttattttgatttatatgatCTATTCTACTCGGAAAATGGGTAAGCTATGGGGTTTGATGCGGATATCTTGTTATCATTATATAGTTTGTTTGGGATAGATGTGAATCAACAATCTAGTACTTGGGCTAACCATCTATACACAAAGGGTTTAAACTGTAAAAAAATTTGTCATGGTGTGTTTGCAATTTTGTAGTTTTGATCTAACTTATCATGTTGAtatgtgagaaatttttgtgcgtGCGAACCATTAGGTTTGAGTTTATACTCATATTTAATGTCCGAAAGATAGATGAGTTTTGATTCAACCTATCATATAGACATGTGAATATGAGATAAATTTTTGTGCGTGCGGATCATTAGGTTTATGTTTAGATTAATATCGGACATTCAAAAGACATGTTTTTATGATATCGTTCAGTGGAACAATTAATGATTCGTATGGTTATTTTTACAGAATCTTGACCTCCATTGGCTCCATATGGCCTTTCCTGGACACGTGTACGTTCACGAGTGGAGACGGACTGTATGAGTATAGGAACGGCTGTAGCATACACATTTTTCACACCGCATCTAGATTCTCCAGTGAAAAAGGAGCCCTTTCCCTCTCCCAGTAATCCCTCTGTCAGCTAGCAAAGATAGAGTCCGATCGGAAGAGAAAAAAACCTTCTTCGATCTCATCAGCAGATCGAACGGCAGCGAAGTTAGCGGCATCAGAAGCAGcgaaaacaagagagagaggaagagagaggagCGAGAAGAAATCGAAAATGGCGTCGGCTAATCAAGTGAGGGCTTCTCACATCCTCATAAAGCACGAGGGCTCTCGCAGGAAGGCATCTTGGAAGGATCCAGAAGGCCGTGTCATCAAAAACACCACCAGAGAGAGCGCCGTCTCTCAGCTCAAAGCCTTCCGTGATGACATCGTTTCTGGCAAGGTTAAGTTCGAGGACATCGCCTCCCGATTCTCGGACTGTAGCTCTGCTAAGCGTGGCGGCGATCTTGGTTAGTTCATATTTTCCATATCCTTCTTTTCGTTGTATAATAGCTTTCTAATTTTGTTCGATGCGTGGAATCTAGATATATCAGTTGTTGATTAACGAATCTAATTGTGCTTGGTTCTCCCAGAGTTCTTGTTAGGTTTCGTGTTTGGAGATGTTTGGGATCTGatattagggttttgttttcgGACTTTCATTTTAAGTTTCAGATTATTAATTTTTGATTCAAAATTTCGTATTGACTGACTTGCTTTTCCAGATATCTGATTTTTTATTCACTGTGTATCATTTTCCTCGACTGATTATTCAACTGAAGTATGAATGGATTTTATAGTTAGAAATTATCTACTGAAATTTGTAGTGCTACCGGACAGTTGTATTCATGGAGATTTTTGTATCTGTCTTTACTCACAGTTTGGCATAGCAGAGTTACAGGGAAGTTAATTTTAGATTCTTGCTGAGACAGCCATTCTCTGAACAAATATTTATAGGATTAGTGAAATTAATACCTGAATCTAGTCTGCCTATGCACTATGCACCATGTCTGTCAATACTCCATGGTTAACTTGTGGCATAAAAAGTGCCGTGATACTGCAAATTTGATTTACAGGACACTAGCTCTATCCATCAAGGATAGTGTTCTCATCTATCTTGCATGAACGATGGATTGAACATTAGTAGGCTGGTGTCATGAGATGGTAGGTGCTTGAGCTTTTTTGGCATCTCCATTTATCATTCTGTTATCGTAGATACTTTTATTACTTTGGATTGCGGGCTCTTGCCTTGAACTTATCTGGACCAGTGATTCATCCTGGGAGCTGTTGTGATTCATTTGAAGGCAACTTGATGCTTCCATTGAATTGCTTTTTTACGACAAATCAAAATTTCCTGGAGAAGTCTTCATTGGTCCAATGTAAGTGCACACGTCAGATATGCTAATATAGAAGATGTAGTATGATGCTTTCCTAGACCACAGTACTGAACCTTTAGGTATTCATTGAAGGATCATTCTACCATTGGTTAAATTGACCACAGTCCTGAATGCTATATATGTTACCAGGTGTAATGGTTTTCTTAATCTTATGTTGTTTTTAATATGCTATTCagcttgtttttcttctctttatggAATAGTCTCAGTGTACATGGCTAGTGATTGGTTTACATCTTGCATTCTTGATATCCTTGTCTTACCATAAAACAATGTTTGATTACCCTGAGAATTTTGTTTTATTCTGATATAGATTTacttttttgtctttcttttttgttctccTTGCTGTGGTCTCTGAAGTTTGTCTATGTGTTTCATACTAGTAAATCTCGGCCAGTTTTTGGTCCCCGTCTTCTTATACTGTGGCCATGTATATCTTAATATGAGTTGCCTTCGAACTCCTTTACCACTACtacataaatcaaaattttgatgatgtcAATATGAACGATGTATTGGTCATAGTGCTTAGCTAAGGAAAAAAATGGTCGTAGTGTGCTGGTGACATCAACTGGTCTTAACAGAGTTGTATTCAAATAATGTTTCAGGTCCATTTGGTCGGGGACAAATGCAAAAGCCTTTCGAAGATGCTACATATGATCTGAAAGTTGGTGAGATAAGTGACATTGTGGATACTGATAGTGGCGCCCACATCATATTGAGGACTGGTTGAAGCGGAAAGGAGATGCATTCGTCTTATTTggcaaattttattttgtgtgaAGCAAACATATTTGAGTATTGAGTCATTGATACTCTGGATAAAATGAGCCTCTAGTCATATGCTGCAGATTAATCTGGTGATAACCCTATAATGTGCAGCGGTATTGGCTCATTGATTGTGTTTGAGGCATCAAGACTGATATGATGTTTGTGCTTTATTTACATTGCTATGAAACTTATGATAATAGGACATTGTTAGTTTGTGGTTTGTGGTTTGTGGTTTGTGAATTTTTATGGATGATGCCCGTGATGGTATGACGACAGTAAATAGGACATTTTGGGCTTTTTGAGTTGAAAACCAACATACGAGTATGTTATGTAAATTGTAAAGCATAGCAGGTCTTTGGGCCGAGAAGGAAGACTGTAAGTTGTTCGAACAGAAAGCCCAATCTAGCTCTCTCGGCACACAAACGCAAAGGTATTGCAGGTTGGGCCCTTCAAAAATGTGTCCAGAAATGGGAACCAGATCCACCCACCGACAAGTACAAAAAAcacgttcttttttttttgtcgttgTTAACTTTCCACTACTTTCAATGCTCATTTTGTATAACGGTTGCCCTAACTTGATTTTTAGTGCTTTTATCACATCTTAAGTCCTAAACCAAaccctaaaataaaaaaattaaatgaagatTTAATGCCTCATCATAATGCATGCATCCTTAAAAGGAGCAAAAATAAAACCACTTGGGTGGTAATAAGTTGGTGAATTTTTATGGGTTCAAAGTGTATGAATTTGGGAGGTATCGACTTTGATTCTCACTATAAGCAATATCAGTGGCGTACCCGAGTTTTTGAGGGACTTCGGACAAACTTTAAAAAATGGATTCTCTTGAGAAAAATTTAGATGCTCATATATTACTTAAAGATGTGAATCTTATAGCATTTTTAGATGCAAAATCACTGATTATGTTGGTGTCATCAATTTTTTCCGCTAAATCACTCTCAATAGACAAATGACTAACTTATTTAACATATCTTATGACTACTAACTAATagtctagtatttttttttcaaaaatatgggaTCGCAGGGATTTGGGGGCCCTGGATGATGGCCCGTGTCGCGTTACCCCATGGACACCACTACAAAAGCCTTGTAGACACGTGTTGAGCTTTaacccaacttatcatgtcgtaaGATGGAAAATTTAAGTAAACACAAACTTGACGATTCGAGTTTAAGCCCTCGTCGAATGTTCAAAAGGTAATTgttagttaaaaaaataaaattaatttgaatacCCTATAATATGATAATCAATACATTTACTCCTGTATATATATTGACCGGACTGAACGACTCTTACCAAGCAAAAGACGCGTCTTGTTCGGGAAAAAAATCGGGCTGTTAAATTCCACAGCTCAGCCATCGATCAAGCAGAATCAATGGCGTCCGAGAATGATACGTCTAGATCCGGATCCGCCACCACGGAGAGCAACGGCGGGGCCATTCCAGCTCAAGTGCCGGAGCCACTCAAGGTGGCTCTGATCACCGGCATAACTGGCCAGGATGGTTCTTACTTGACTGAATTCCTCCTCAACAAGGGCTACGAGGTGCACGGACTGATCCGTCGCTCCTCCAATTTCAATACTCAGCGAATCAATCACATCTACATCGACCCTCACAATACGCACAAAGCTCGCATGAAGCTTCATTATGCTGACCTCACCGACGCTTCCTCTCTTCGCCGGTGGGTCGACACTATTCGCCCAGACGAGGTCTACAATCTCGCCGCCCAGTCTCACGTCGCTGTGTCCTTCGAGATTCCCGATTACACAGCTGATGTCGTGGCCACTGGAGCCCTCCGCCTCCTCGAGGCAGTGAGATCTCACATCGCCGCCACTGGGAGGAACGATGTCCGGTATTACCAGGCCGGATCCTCCGAAATGTTCGGATCTACACCTCCTCCGCAATCCGAAACCACTCCATTTCACCCTCGATCTCCTTACGCGGCGTCCAAATGTGCCGCGCACTGGTACACGGTGAACTACCGTGAGGCCTATGGGCTGTACGCCTGCAACGGGATCTTGTTCAACCACGAATCGCCTAGGAGGGGAGAGAATTTCGTCACGAGGAAAATTACAAGGGCCGTGGGAAGGATCAAGATTGGGCTGCAGAACAAGCTGTTTCTGGGGAATTTGCAGGCGTCGAGGGATTGGGGATTCGCTGGGGATTACGTGGAGGCAATGTGGATGATGCTGCAGCAGGATAAGCCGGACGATTACGTGGTGGCGACGGAGGAGTCGCACACTGTGGAGGAGTTCCTGGAGGTGGCTTTTGGGTATGTTGGGCTGAACTGGAAGGACCATGTGGTTATCGACAAAAGGTATTTCAGGCCAGCTGAAGTGGACAATTTGAAAGGGGATTCAAGCAAGGTAAGGAAGGAGCTCGGGTGGAAGCCCAAAGTGGGATTCAAGCAGTTGGTGACGATGATGGTTGATGAAGATGTTGAGCTCGCTAAGAGGGAGAAAGTGCTTGTCGACGCGGGGTACCTGGATGCACATCAACAGCCTTGATTGACTCTGCCTTACAGAAACATAGGAGGGTATTTGATCATCGGCATTATTCTAGTTCTTGTGTTTTGTTATGAAATCTTGTGTTCTGTTGCTTCTTTCTCTGTCACCTCATTCATTTCAGTTTCAGTAAAGTTCATATTTGATCATAATCCAATGAACAATGAGAATAGTTGAAGAATAATGTTTACTATTATATATACAAGAAGTGGAGGGAAAAGAGAAGGGAAGTAAACCCAGGCCTAATTTCATTCACTAGAAGGTGTCTTTCTGTTGAGCTCTCTTTGTGTAGAAGAGGATGTGGGGGACTCGGAAACGGCAACCTGGAATGGCTTGATAGATGACCTGAGAGATTCTGGTCCCTCTGCGGCAATTCTCTTGCGCAATGCATCACAATTACTGATAACTTCGGTTAACCTCCCTTTAAGCTCGCCGATCTCCACCTGCAATCCATGAACTGCAGGCACAAGTAGCCAACTTACTTGAAGTCCACAACTTATTTGAAAAGATCAGCAATAATAGACGACTATAATTGTACCATATCATCTTCAATCCCTCTGATAATCAAAAGTGCAGCCAAAATGGTAAGGAAACTAGGATTCCAGCAGTATTATATACATTGATCTTCCATTATTTTAGGTCAAAAATGATTCAAAAGTTCATAATCCTTGGATATTCTCTTACCCAATAAAACCCATGCTGGGTAACTTTTGAACCTGGGTAATTACCTTCTGATAGATGTTGTGAAGTCGTCTTCATAGCTGAGACTGAGTAATTTAGGAGCTGATGAAGTTTAACCGCCAAAGCATCTGCAACTTCTATCTTGTTTTCTATCTCTTCCTGCAATATATTTTCATCAGATCATAGTCCAAGCAATACAGAGGAGAGCAAAATAAGTTACCAAATAATAATCCCACATCTGAATCAGGGAGAAAAAaggcatttttttttgaagagaggCCAAACTACAAAGAGGATTCAAAATCAAGCTTCTCCCCACCCGATGACAGTGCCATAAAATGAGATTTAGATTGGACAATCTGGTACGCAAGCACTAATTTACCCACAACTTGCTTGTCTAATCCTATATCCACTACAAGCACGTCATTGGCCAAAGAAAATTTTCAGCTCTTGAGCAGAGAGCAAATGAAACCAGATTTCTTGAGTACTGATATTTATCGTGGATCTCATAATCCAATTAAATTGGATGGACAATTCAGATAACAAATTTACATCCTGCCAGTAAACACCATAATAAACATCTTTCTTAGATTTCCAGATGGTGCCCAAACTATGTTGTAATGGGCTACAAGAAAGCAAAAATTAAAGTTAAATATAAGTTCTACGGACATTTTGTTCTAGATCGTAGTTCAATGTTTATGTCAGTAAGGAAGGCCTTCAATATATAAATCAGTTTAACTTGAACCTTCATCCATATCGAGATCGACATTGACAATGTTTAGACCTTGCACAAATTTATTAGGATCTACCGCAATACCAATCTATTCATGCCACCATGGTTCTTGAATCATATCTATATACTGTACTGTGTGGAGCAATGATCATTGAGGCAAACCTGTTTCTTGCTGATCTTCTGGGTCTTCTCTTCCTGCCAAGCTCGGTACATTGAAAATAGCTGAAGTAGTATCTTTGGATTCACAGTGGCTATTTTATCCACGACACAGAAAATAAGAATAATTATGCTCTCAACCAAAATATTTCAACCTCAGCAGGTGATGACAAGCATAAACAAGATAACAGATAACAGAATTTAATACAATAGTTTCACAGATGTGACCACACAAATTGGAAGAGAATTGCTTGACATCCAAAATTGTTGTTCTTATTATGAATATTTTCCATATGGGGAGAAACGGAATAAATTGAATGTATTCAGCTACAGATTCTCAAATCACAAAAACACATTGGATGCTGATAAGTACAATAAATATTTAGCCTCAGCACAACCAGTATAAGAGTTTGACACCACTGGTTCAAGTGGTAAAACTCCCTAGGGCAGGGGTTGGAATCTGTGTCCCCATTGAACAATGAAGAAAACAGAACAAGTACAAGAAGGAAGGAGGCACATCTCAATGTCCCAGCCAAATGACTGGAGGATGGACAAACTTCCCACCTATTCTAAATTCTTTATGCTCAAAACAACTAGAGAGGCACTTAACTCATCCATGAGCCAAACCAAAAATAATTTTCCTGAAGTCACATGCCCGTATATTTACATCCTTTTGTTTACAAATCTCGGATGGAACTCTAATCTTTTACTGAATGTCTTTGAAATGGCATTTTCTAAAAATGGATTTTGTTATGGGTAGGGGATTTGCACCAAAGTACTAATAAAAtcttcagtttccttttaaatttGATCCGTCCAAGGAAAAATCATGACCTAGGACATTCTAGCATATTTATGGGGATAATACcagccacaaaaaaaaaaaaaacaaaagcatccCTTGTTGAAGAAATTACTGGGCATGATCATTCTGACACGATTCACATGCATTCTTAACGTTATATATTGAAGTTATGAGCTTCCAAATCCTGGAAAGAGGAAAATTCTCAAAAGTTTTTTCCCATCACAACCTGCATTCAGAGAATATCCATCAATACCTAAATCTTTCAAAGTCATTTGCCCACTCTAGAATGCTGGTTGAATCATGATAATTTGTTTTATTGAGGTTTTCTCTATAGCTACATTTGGACATTTCTACA is from Tripterygium wilfordii isolate XIE 37 chromosome 14, ASM1340144v1, whole genome shotgun sequence and encodes:
- the LOC120015296 gene encoding GDP-mannose 4,6 dehydratase 1-like, whose protein sequence is MASENDTSRSGSATTESNGGAIPAQVPEPLKVALITGITGQDGSYLTEFLLNKGYEVHGLIRRSSNFNTQRINHIYIDPHNTHKARMKLHYADLTDASSLRRWVDTIRPDEVYNLAAQSHVAVSFEIPDYTADVVATGALRLLEAVRSHIAATGRNDVRYYQAGSSEMFGSTPPPQSETTPFHPRSPYAASKCAAHWYTVNYREAYGLYACNGILFNHESPRRGENFVTRKITRAVGRIKIGLQNKLFLGNLQASRDWGFAGDYVEAMWMMLQQDKPDDYVVATEESHTVEEFLEVAFGYVGLNWKDHVVIDKRYFRPAEVDNLKGDSSKVRKELGWKPKVGFKQLVTMMVDEDVELAKREKVLVDAGYLDAHQQP
- the LOC120015185 gene encoding peptidyl-prolyl cis-trans isomerase Pin1, yielding MASANQVRASHILIKHEGSRRKASWKDPEGRVIKNTTRESAVSQLKAFRDDIVSGKVKFEDIASRFSDCSSAKRGGDLGPFGRGQMQKPFEDATYDLKVGEISDIVDTDSGAHIILRTG
- the LOC120015184 gene encoding peptide methionine sulfoxide reductase A5, whose translation is MIQRINLSLPHLLLLVLLVSVTDRGLCIRLPDRVSTTVKYPSDTPLKTAVFALGSFWRSEAVFGCLDGVVRVTAGYAGGSKFNPEYRSLGDHAESVKVEYDPQLISFRKLLDVFWSSHDSRQVFGQGPDVGNQYRSIIFTNGTEESSLAAVSKEREQMKSRSNIVTTQILPLGAFYTAEPEHQKFELKRSSLLLQLMGNLAEEELERSTLAAKLNGYAADLCPPRMQRQIDAKINDIIKRGWPVLREM
- the LOC120015297 gene encoding uncharacterized protein LOC120015297, translated to MGASESILSSSQALADEITTVSERMEVVDPILERLKSLKMTTPILTSPPAEGSLTDILVRKPSASSAPATVNPKILLQLFSMYRAWQEEKTQKISKKQEEIENKIEVADALAVKLHQLLNYSVSAMKTTSQHLSEVHGLQVEIGELKGRLTEVISNCDALRKRIAAEGPESLRSSIKPFQVAVSESPTSSSTQRELNRKTPSSE